A genomic region of Papaver somniferum cultivar HN1 chromosome 7, ASM357369v1, whole genome shotgun sequence contains the following coding sequences:
- the LOC113297538 gene encoding alkylated DNA repair protein ALKBH8 homolog, producing MVKNSRFIRPNNSGDESSPNLYVANCGPTVGISYEEIELVFSKFGELQGVYPADETGARVVVSYFDVKSSQAAFTAFSGNPCLEFGGRLLHIRYSILQPIPQIKDSVPVALEASELQIPGLYLVHDFVTAKEEEELLAAVDGRPWKGLAKRRVQHYGYEFKYETRNVNTNQNLGELPPFMSTVLQKISSFPYLGAGDDILDQLTVNEYPPGVGLSPHIDTHSAFEGLIFSLSLAGPCIMEFRRYPQGSWRPPSGSRVEDKEVYDNCSTFLRRLLFLPPRSMLLLSGEARYAWHHYIPHHKVDIVKGETVRRGERRVSFTFRKVRNGPCCCEYEQYCDSQRSDKVDN from the exons ATGGTTAAAAACTCAAGATTTATTCGTCCAAACAATAGTGGTGATGAATCAAGTCCTAATTTGTATGTAGCCAACTGTGGACCAACTGTTGGTATCTCTTATGAAGAAATTGAATTAGTGTTTAGTAAATTTGGTGAACTCCAAGGTGTTTATCCTGCAGATGAAACTGGTGCCCGAGTTGTTGTTTCTTACTTCGATGTAAAATCTTCTCAAGCTGCTTTTACTGCGTTTAGTGGAAACCCTTGTCTTGAATTTGGTGGTCGCCTTCTTCATATTCGTTATTCCATTCTTCAACCTATTCCTCAGATTAAAGATTCTGTACCAGTTGCATTGGAGGCTTCAGAATTGCAAATTCCAGGCCTGTATTTAGTTCATGACTTTGTTACTGCTAAAGAGGAAGAG GAGCTCCTCGCAGCAGTGGATGGTAGACCTTGGAAAGGTCTTGCAAAAAGAAGGGTTCAACATTATGGCTACGAGTTTAAGTATGAA ACAAGAAATGTGAATACAAACCAGAACCTGGGTGAACTTCCACCATTTATGTCTACTGTACTTCAAAAGATCTCGTCTTTTCCTTACCTCGGTGCGGGAGATGATATCCTAGACCAGCTAACT GTTAATGAGTACCCACCTGGGGTGGGATTGTCCCCACATATAGACACTCATTCAGCATTTGAAGGATTAATCTTCAGCCTTTCATTAGCAGGACCTTGTATTATGGAATTTCGGAGATATCCGCAAGGCTCTTGGCGTCCTCCATCTGGCTCCAGAGTAGAAGATAAGGAAGTATATGATAATTGCTCAACTTTCTTACGGAGATTGCTTTTCCTCCCTCCTCGGTCTATGCTTCTGTTGTCTGGTGAGGCACGGTATGCCTGGCATCACTATATACCACATCATAAG GTTGATATAGTTAAAGGAGAAACAGTAAGAAGAGGTGAAAGGAGGGTTTCCTTCACATTTCGTAAG GTCAGAAATGGACCTTGCTGCTGTGAATATGAGCAATACTGTGATTCTCAGAGATCTGACAAGGTGGATAATTGA